In the genome of Granulibacter bethesdensis CGDNIH1, one region contains:
- a CDS encoding phage structural protein gives MAGNVYNYSPSNVYVVIGGVAISGFSSDKFITVDEQSAGFDSSVGADGEVMRSFSVDPRVKITLTLLQSSPSNEHLDALYTADRLSNGSIPVPILIEDLGGGLLFSAGTCWINGRAGHERSAKGTTRAWSITAVSPQLATAFRKS, from the coding sequence ATGGCTGGCAATGTCTATAATTACTCTCCGTCCAATGTGTACGTCGTGATCGGTGGTGTGGCGATCAGCGGTTTTTCCAGTGACAAGTTCATTACGGTCGATGAACAGAGCGCGGGCTTCGATTCCAGCGTTGGTGCGGATGGGGAAGTCATGCGCAGTTTCAGTGTTGATCCACGGGTCAAGATCACATTGACCCTGCTGCAAAGCAGCCCGAGCAACGAGCATCTCGATGCGCTGTATACGGCGGATCGTCTGTCGAATGGCAGCATTCCGGTGCCGATCCTGATCGAGGATCTGGGGGGCGGCCTGCTGTTTTCCGCCGGCACCTGCTGGATCAATGGCCGGGCCGGTCATGAGCGCAGCGCGAAGGGCACAACGCGGGCCTGGAGCATTACGGCGGTGTCCCCGCAGCTCGCTACCGCTTTCCGTAAATCCTGA
- a CDS encoding DUF3383 family protein, whose translation MANLDRLVTVDIKLQSASVNTQSFSDMLIVLKSTTALPRTGIITAASDLLAAPYGLTATHPAYLAAADAFSVTPHISQIYIGFWDGSGQNETLTAALSAMKTSDNSWYGLILPDRTPANILDAAAWAEANGKLFGTAIAETDALDSTKTTDTLSRLKAGNYFRTFCFYHAAAATDFPDAAVMSKMFTLYPGQESWANCTLPGVSADTLGEGQSSAVRGKNGNTFESFRNVTITQGGKTTGGEWIDVIRFRDWLQEEIKTSVFQMMVDNRIPYTDQGILMVKSKVQAALDLGVRRGGIAPPELDGNNNPIPSYTISVPLSANISANTKASRVLRDISFRARLAGAVHLVQINGTLSYTI comes from the coding sequence ATGGCTAATCTCGATCGCCTCGTCACGGTGGATATCAAGCTGCAATCTGCTTCCGTGAATACGCAGAGTTTCAGCGATATGCTGATCGTGCTGAAAAGCACCACCGCTCTGCCGCGCACGGGTATTATCACGGCTGCCAGTGATCTGCTGGCTGCTCCGTACGGTCTGACGGCCACGCATCCGGCCTATCTTGCCGCCGCGGATGCGTTCAGCGTGACACCGCATATCTCACAGATCTATATCGGCTTCTGGGATGGCAGCGGCCAGAATGAAACACTGACGGCCGCCCTCTCGGCCATGAAGACCAGCGATAATAGCTGGTACGGCCTGATCCTGCCGGACCGGACGCCGGCCAATATTCTGGATGCAGCCGCATGGGCCGAAGCCAACGGTAAACTCTTCGGCACAGCGATTGCGGAAACCGATGCGCTGGATTCCACCAAGACCACCGATACGCTGTCGCGGCTGAAAGCTGGAAATTACTTCCGCACCTTCTGTTTTTATCACGCCGCAGCGGCCACCGATTTCCCGGATGCGGCGGTGATGTCGAAGATGTTCACCCTCTATCCGGGTCAGGAAAGCTGGGCCAACTGCACGCTGCCCGGTGTCAGCGCCGATACGCTGGGGGAAGGACAGAGCAGCGCCGTACGTGGCAAGAACGGTAATACGTTCGAAAGCTTCCGCAATGTCACCATCACCCAGGGCGGAAAAACCACAGGTGGCGAGTGGATCGATGTCATCCGCTTCCGCGACTGGTTGCAGGAAGAGATCAAGACCAGCGTGTTCCAGATGATGGTCGATAACCGTATTCCCTATACCGATCAGGGCATTCTGATGGTGAAAAGCAAGGTCCAGGCGGCACTCGATCTGGGTGTGCGCCGGGGCGGGATCGCGCCGCCGGAGCTGGATGGTAACAACAACCCGATTCCTTCCTACACGATTTCGGTTCCGCTATCCGCCAATATCTCCGCCAACACCAAAGCCAGCCGTGTGCTGCGTGACATCAGTTTCCGGGCGCGTCTGGCCGGTGCGGTGCATCTGGTCCAGATCAACGGCACGTTGTCCTACACAATCTGA
- a CDS encoding baseplate J/gp47 family protein translates to MTSYGITPSGFIKRRMSDIGAEIITTLQNAFGAEIATQPDTVLGQIVATFAEREAALWEMAEGVYNAMYPATASGSNLDKAVSFTGVTRLQATRSQVYCVLYGNAGTLVPAGTAAPQQAGLTRFLLAADTEISPDTLADVSIGVSSAVAGQSYSLVLNSVSFSITAASANASAILAQLVAAVSSAGYNASVQGSGSSAVLRIVTDGRRTISVATSSLLIMTEMGTPGLFIARDYGPYTAPANSITTISNTISGFKRILNLQDATPGRPYETDSALRARYARGVYRLGAGTLPSIRASLLQKVQGVTAAMVIENDTASVDNGGRPPHSVECIVEGGEDAAVAAQIQAVKPAGITAYGLNSQTVQISTGAHNGTEWHSIGFTRPVRRYVWINCKITTLSEETFPADGLLRVQQSLNDTGVALDIAQDVVAQRFLGPIYATVSGIASIALSFAVTSDPATMPASTAYTQANISIGARERAIFDTARIYVS, encoded by the coding sequence ATGACCAGCTATGGCATCACCCCGTCCGGCTTCATCAAGCGCCGCATGAGCGATATCGGCGCGGAGATCATCACCACCCTGCAAAATGCATTCGGGGCGGAGATCGCAACCCAGCCGGATACCGTCCTCGGCCAGATCGTCGCCACCTTTGCCGAGAGAGAGGCCGCGCTGTGGGAAATGGCGGAGGGCGTCTATAACGCCATGTATCCCGCCACCGCCAGCGGCAGCAATCTGGACAAGGCGGTTTCATTCACGGGCGTCACCCGGCTTCAGGCCACGCGCTCGCAGGTATATTGCGTGTTGTACGGCAATGCCGGCACATTGGTGCCCGCCGGAACAGCCGCCCCTCAGCAGGCCGGGCTGACGCGTTTTCTGCTCGCGGCTGATACGGAAATCAGCCCTGATACTCTGGCCGATGTCTCTATCGGCGTCAGCAGCGCTGTGGCGGGGCAAAGTTATTCTCTTGTGCTGAACTCCGTCAGTTTCAGCATCACCGCGGCATCGGCCAATGCCTCGGCCATTCTGGCGCAGCTCGTGGCTGCTGTTTCCTCCGCTGGATACAATGCCAGTGTGCAGGGAAGCGGCAGCAGTGCAGTTCTTCGTATCGTTACCGATGGACGCAGAACAATCAGCGTTGCCACATCTTCTTTGCTGATCATGACGGAGATGGGAACGCCCGGTTTGTTTATCGCGCGTGATTACGGGCCGTATACCGCCCCTGCAAACTCCATCACCACGATCAGCAACACGATCTCCGGCTTTAAACGTATTCTCAATCTTCAGGATGCCACGCCAGGGCGACCCTATGAGACCGATTCAGCCTTGCGGGCACGCTATGCGCGCGGTGTCTATCGGCTGGGGGCCGGGACGTTGCCCTCTATCCGGGCCAGCCTGCTTCAGAAAGTGCAAGGTGTCACCGCCGCGATGGTGATCGAAAACGATACAGCCTCCGTCGATAACGGCGGACGGCCACCGCACAGTGTCGAATGCATTGTCGAGGGCGGAGAAGACGCCGCCGTCGCTGCGCAGATTCAGGCGGTGAAGCCGGCCGGTATCACCGCATACGGCCTCAACAGCCAGACCGTGCAGATCAGCACCGGTGCGCATAACGGCACGGAATGGCACAGCATCGGCTTCACGCGGCCGGTGCGGCGCTATGTCTGGATCAACTGCAAAATCACGACATTAAGCGAGGAAACATTCCCCGCCGATGGTCTGCTGCGTGTGCAGCAATCCCTGAATGATACCGGTGTTGCACTCGATATTGCTCAGGATGTTGTTGCGCAGCGTTTCCTCGGCCCGATTTACGCAACAGTCAGCGGCATTGCCTCCATCGCGCTCAGCTTTGCCGTTACCAGCGACCCCGCAACAATGCCAGCGAGCACAGCCTACACACAGGCCAACATCTCCATCGGCGCCCGCGAGCGCGCGATTTTCGATACCGCACGCATCTATGTTTCGTAA
- a CDS encoding phage neck terminator protein, which produces MLDDGTVHGFVQPMLDCALIWAEQNAPRPAFPYATLRWLRSEEGSRPIARPWYGAVNADGLMVVETPMQDTLEIQVFGPSALNILDTLRQRLGFSTTQDNAFLHGIAVLSCGPVLNISALLETIWEERAAMELTLGHVMRGADVVGLIEKVQATGTLPGGGAPVPLSLNIEMETPHG; this is translated from the coding sequence ATGCTGGATGATGGCACGGTGCACGGTTTCGTGCAGCCGATGCTCGACTGCGCGCTGATCTGGGCGGAGCAGAATGCACCCCGCCCGGCTTTTCCATACGCCACCCTGCGCTGGCTGCGCAGTGAGGAAGGAAGCAGACCCATCGCACGACCATGGTATGGCGCCGTCAATGCGGATGGGCTGATGGTGGTGGAAACACCCATGCAGGACACGCTGGAAATTCAGGTTTTCGGCCCGTCTGCACTGAATATTCTGGATACGCTGCGTCAGAGACTGGGTTTCTCCACCACGCAGGACAATGCCTTTCTGCATGGCATCGCCGTGCTGTCCTGCGGCCCCGTCCTCAATATCTCCGCTTTGCTGGAAACGATATGGGAGGAGCGGGCAGCCATGGAGCTGACGCTCGGCCATGTCATGCGTGGCGCGGATGTGGTCGGCCTGATCGAAAAGGTTCAGGCCACCGGAACATTACCGGGGGGCGGTGCGCCAGTCCCCCTTTCCCTGAACATCGAAATGGAGACGCCGCATGGCTAA
- a CDS encoding phage tail assembly chaperone, giving the protein MKTMLQGGSIQEGRESVTIGAQVYHIKRFDPFRALRILGSLQGVLLAPFAALMDTARGEEAIMQGLRDLSRGLDGEALEKLARLLLDPDCIAVGDDPATARRLSHAMAGSVFSDVSEAIELCMEVVRINYAGFFERGRTLIGQVLPNGTNRKAAMGTAMGTADSSLKN; this is encoded by the coding sequence ATGAAAACCATGTTGCAAGGCGGATCAATTCAGGAAGGACGCGAGAGCGTCACGATCGGTGCGCAGGTTTATCACATCAAGCGGTTCGATCCGTTTCGTGCGCTGCGTATTCTCGGCTCGTTGCAGGGTGTGTTGCTGGCGCCCTTCGCCGCGCTGATGGACACGGCGCGTGGTGAGGAAGCCATCATGCAGGGCCTGCGCGATCTCTCGCGCGGGCTGGATGGAGAGGCGCTGGAAAAACTTGCGCGTCTTCTGCTCGACCCCGATTGCATCGCGGTGGGGGATGACCCCGCCACGGCGCGTCGTCTGAGTCATGCCATGGCCGGTTCGGTGTTCTCCGACGTATCGGAGGCCATCGAGCTGTGCATGGAGGTGGTGAGGATCAACTACGCGGGTTTTTTCGAGCGCGGCAGAACCCTCATTGGACAGGTTCTGCCGAATGGGACGAACCGCAAAGCGGCAATGGGAACGGCAATGGGAACGGCGGACAGCTCTCTGAAGAACTGA
- a CDS encoding phage baseplate plug family protein, producing MQLISVPDLNDSVMEAALDGQPFFLHLSWNSEAGFWTIGLQDATRTTLLEGLPVLGNTPLIGRYRTEAMPQGELIAIPPDTALENGQERIGRSDLPGEGGASLVYVSAAEMAASLAGAD from the coding sequence ATGCAGCTGATTTCCGTGCCCGATCTGAATGACAGCGTGATGGAGGCCGCGCTGGATGGCCAGCCCTTCTTCCTGCATCTGTCCTGGAACAGCGAGGCCGGGTTCTGGACCATCGGGCTTCAGGATGCCACCCGCACCACCCTGTTGGAGGGGCTGCCCGTGCTGGGCAACACCCCCCTGATCGGCCGTTACCGTACCGAGGCCATGCCGCAAGGAGAACTCATCGCCATCCCGCCCGATACCGCGCTGGAAAATGGGCAGGAACGCATCGGGCGCAGCGATCTGCCGGGTGAAGGCGGGGCATCGCTGGTTTATGTCTCCGCCGCTGAAATGGCTGCCTCCCTTGCAGGGGCGGACTGA
- a CDS encoding structural cement protein Gp24: MPPLQTSYAARHPDAYEGMQANAEPVTILTRIADTDIAFGKPVVQGVKDQSVRLPSATAARFLGIALAVHTVPALPGQAVDTYPAGSPLSVLNKGVIWVRVAASVSAGAAAYLTPAGAITAASSNNTAIPNATFDTSAPAGGLARLRLS; this comes from the coding sequence ATGCCGCCGCTGCAAACCAGCTACGCCGCCCGTCATCCCGATGCGTATGAGGGCATGCAGGCCAATGCCGAGCCGGTCACCATCCTGACCCGCATTGCCGACACCGACATCGCTTTTGGAAAGCCCGTTGTTCAGGGCGTGAAAGATCAGAGCGTGCGTCTGCCCTCCGCGACGGCTGCGCGGTTTCTGGGGATCGCGCTCGCCGTGCATACCGTGCCTGCGCTGCCGGGGCAGGCGGTGGATACCTATCCCGCCGGATCGCCGCTCTCCGTGCTCAACAAGGGTGTGATCTGGGTGCGTGTCGCTGCCAGCGTCAGCGCCGGTGCAGCCGCCTATCTGACCCCCGCCGGGGCGATCACGGCGGCGTCCTCCAATAACACCGCCATTCCGAATGCGACCTTCGACACCAGCGCCCCTGCGGGCGGTCTGGCCCGTCTGCGTCTGTCCTGA
- a CDS encoding DUF4054 domain-containing protein, which yields MSDASAPYPAPVLLAILAPEFANAPAQAVTDALGVAATHCPATLSPGRRQEAMALYAAWLLSLRASSLSGSGTAGAGQALRREREGELEIEYLPRALTGAEAEAAGNYRARYEALLRPLSTGAVLTGEPE from the coding sequence ATGAGTGACGCATCAGCGCCTTATCCGGCTCCGGTGCTGCTGGCTATTCTGGCACCGGAATTCGCCAATGCCCCGGCGCAGGCGGTGACGGATGCGCTGGGCGTGGCGGCGACACATTGCCCCGCCACACTCTCCCCCGGTCGCAGGCAGGAGGCCATGGCGCTGTATGCGGCATGGCTGCTGAGCCTGCGTGCTTCTTCCCTGTCCGGTAGCGGGACCGCCGGGGCGGGGCAGGCGCTGCGGCGGGAACGGGAAGGCGAGCTGGAGATCGAATATCTCCCGCGTGCCCTGACGGGCGCCGAAGCCGAGGCGGCAGGCAATTACCGGGCGCGGTATGAGGCGCTGCTGCGTCCTTTATCGACCGGTGCGGTTCTGACCGGGGAGCCGGAATAA
- a CDS encoding Gp138 family membrane-puncturing spike protein, which yields MTVDIKQILKNLIASHCDRINTTMPGTIVSYNPATRRAVVQLSLSKTSPEGIVLKAPRVVSVPVVFPTGGGVAITWPLHPGNGVMLHFCQRSLENWLDHGDDVVDDFRQSNISDAIAVPGLNHGAATEPAHAENMVIAFGSASMEMTPSGGMVLNLPGGLTIKGKVTGDQDAVFNNISTSTHTHTGVQPGSGRSGTPAA from the coding sequence ATGACTGTTGATATCAAGCAGATTCTTAAAAACCTGATTGCATCGCATTGCGATCGGATCAACACGACAATGCCGGGGACGATTGTTTCCTATAATCCGGCAACGCGGCGGGCGGTGGTGCAGCTTTCCCTGTCCAAAACCTCGCCGGAGGGGATCGTCCTGAAAGCACCGCGCGTGGTGTCTGTACCGGTGGTGTTTCCGACCGGGGGCGGTGTTGCGATCACCTGGCCGTTGCATCCGGGGAATGGAGTTATGCTGCATTTCTGTCAGCGATCTTTGGAAAACTGGCTGGATCATGGCGATGATGTTGTTGACGACTTCCGGCAAAGCAACATCTCTGACGCTATTGCCGTGCCGGGTTTGAATCATGGCGCTGCGACAGAGCCGGCGCATGCGGAGAATATGGTGATCGCGTTCGGCTCGGCCTCCATGGAAATGACCCCCTCCGGCGGCATGGTGCTGAATCTCCCTGGTGGATTGACCATCAAGGGGAAGGTCACCGGTGATCAGGATGCGGTGTTCAACAATATTTCAACCAGCACGCATACTCATACCGGTGTACAGCCCGGCTCCGGACGATCAGGGACACCTGCCGCATAG
- a CDS encoding DUF2184 domain-containing protein, protein MNSSLQHTRFDAQTGLSFLVSQAAALEAEIYRIQYADILYPSLIPVDTTAPEWIQVVEYVSADTVGRAQWFNGQAQDVPRADIVRDRLRVTVSMAAIGYGYDLAELEHARQYGIDLGPEKAEAARRAYEEFVDDIVLRGDAARGFSGLLSHPAVTAGTVANGASGNPDWAHKTVDEIIDDVNAALTGIQTASLRVEMADTVLLPVDRWLKLSQTRIPATSETALSFLARTNIYTLTTGLPLTVRGIPGLESAGASGVGRMIVYRRAPDVMKLHIPMPLQFLAPWQSGPMRFEVPGIFRLGGVDIRKPGAIRYLDGV, encoded by the coding sequence ATGAACAGCTCCCTTCAGCATACCCGGTTCGATGCGCAGACCGGACTGAGCTTTCTGGTCAGTCAGGCCGCCGCGCTGGAAGCCGAAATCTATCGCATTCAATATGCCGATATTCTGTATCCGTCCCTGATCCCGGTGGATACCACCGCGCCGGAATGGATCCAGGTGGTGGAATATGTTTCCGCCGACACGGTGGGCCGCGCCCAATGGTTCAACGGTCAGGCGCAGGATGTGCCGCGTGCCGATATCGTGCGCGACAGGCTGCGCGTCACCGTCTCCATGGCTGCAATCGGCTATGGCTATGATCTGGCCGAGCTGGAACATGCACGCCAGTACGGCATTGATCTCGGCCCGGAAAAAGCCGAGGCCGCACGCCGTGCCTATGAAGAATTCGTCGATGACATCGTGCTGCGTGGCGATGCGGCGCGCGGGTTCAGCGGTTTGCTGTCCCATCCGGCGGTCACGGCGGGCACGGTGGCGAATGGAGCCTCCGGCAATCCGGACTGGGCGCATAAAACCGTTGATGAGATCATCGACGATGTGAATGCGGCGTTGACCGGTATCCAGACTGCATCGCTGCGGGTGGAGATGGCCGATACCGTGCTGCTGCCGGTGGATCGCTGGCTGAAGCTTTCCCAGACGCGCATTCCCGCCACCAGCGAGACCGCGCTGAGCTTCCTCGCCCGCACCAATATCTACACGCTGACCACCGGCCTGCCGCTGACTGTGCGCGGTATTCCCGGTCTGGAAAGCGCCGGAGCCTCCGGTGTCGGCCGCATGATCGTCTATCGCCGGGCGCCGGATGTGATGAAGCTGCATATCCCGATGCCGCTTCAGTTCCTCGCCCCCTGGCAGAGCGGGCCGATGCGGTTCGAGGTACCGGGGATTTTCCGTCTCGGCGGGGTCGATATCCGCAAGCCGGGTGCGATCCGCTATCTGGATGGGGTGTAG
- a CDS encoding phage baseplate protein: MLNTLDLIFGASGQTYLEYQATPRHIALAPIDKGGGGAANTGQTRPAPVPATKGALHLDLLSMESYQLPSLATQYPVEQGMPISDGIIPQSARLTITGAVSSANATLFRPWNLGLRGISRLEDTVKLLEELHTAHLPVTVVTGLHVYPNMAMTGCEINRGITKDGESQSRTLKIKLDFLQIRIVQADVAVSGNAAAEVSGKTGSSAIPAGKAQSATPPPSLITRVATALGLSA, translated from the coding sequence ATGCTGAACACGCTGGATCTGATTTTTGGCGCCTCCGGCCAGACCTATCTGGAATATCAGGCGACTCCCCGGCACATTGCTCTTGCGCCCATTGATAAAGGCGGGGGAGGGGCTGCCAATACGGGCCAAACCAGACCCGCTCCCGTCCCCGCCACCAAGGGGGCGCTGCATCTGGATCTGCTGAGTATGGAGAGCTATCAGCTGCCCTCCCTCGCCACGCAATATCCGGTGGAACAGGGCATGCCGATTTCCGACGGCATCATCCCGCAATCGGCGCGGCTGACAATCACGGGGGCCGTGTCCTCGGCCAATGCCACGCTGTTTCGGCCATGGAATCTCGGCCTGCGCGGGATTTCGCGGCTGGAGGATACCGTCAAGCTGCTGGAGGAGCTGCATACCGCCCATCTTCCTGTCACAGTGGTGACCGGGCTGCATGTCTATCCGAACATGGCCATGACCGGTTGCGAGATCAATCGCGGGATCACGAAAGATGGCGAATCCCAAAGCCGCACCCTGAAGATCAAGCTCGATTTCCTTCAGATACGCATCGTGCAGGCCGATGTGGCGGTCAGCGGCAATGCCGCCGCCGAGGTCAGCGGCAAGACCGGATCCTCCGCCATTCCCGCTGGAAAAGCGCAATCCGCCACCCCACCCCCGAGCCTGATCACGCGGGTTGCAACCGCGCTCGGCCTGTCGGCCTGA